One window from the genome of Streptomyces sp. NBC_01476 encodes:
- a CDS encoding SDR family oxidoreductase, with the protein MTAAPGSPSAQRRPALADQTVVVIGASAGIGLETARQVRADGGRVILVARNPERLQQAALELDPVSTAAFDATDTDRLERFFQELPGPVDHVMVTAGSPSYMPLADMDIDAARRDFGRRIAMTLAVGLYSRDTVRPGGTLLFIGGTGGRRPGIGLSVMASLTAALPALTANLALELAPVRVNLIAAGFVDTPLSASLLGDGLEARREELRTTLPIRRVVGPADVAALALHIMANDALTGATYDIDGGQQLLSH; encoded by the coding sequence ATGACCGCCGCACCCGGTTCCCCCAGCGCCCAGCGCCGGCCCGCTCTCGCCGATCAGACGGTCGTGGTGATCGGTGCCAGCGCGGGTATCGGACTCGAGACCGCCCGCCAGGTACGTGCGGACGGCGGCCGGGTGATCCTGGTCGCCCGCAACCCCGAGCGGCTCCAGCAGGCCGCGCTCGAACTCGACCCGGTGAGCACAGCGGCGTTCGACGCCACCGACACCGACCGCCTGGAGCGGTTCTTCCAGGAGCTGCCCGGCCCGGTCGACCATGTGATGGTCACCGCCGGCAGCCCCTCGTACATGCCGCTGGCGGACATGGACATCGATGCCGCCCGCCGTGACTTCGGGCGGCGCATCGCCATGACCCTCGCGGTCGGTCTCTACAGCCGTGACACGGTCCGGCCCGGCGGCACACTGCTCTTCATCGGCGGCACCGGCGGCCGGCGCCCCGGCATCGGCCTGTCCGTCATGGCCTCGCTCACCGCGGCGCTGCCCGCCCTCACCGCCAACCTGGCGCTCGAACTGGCCCCGGTCCGGGTGAACCTCATCGCCGCCGGATTCGTCGACACACCCCTGTCGGCCTCGCTCCTCGGCGACGGGCTCGAAGCCCGGCGTGAGGAGCTGCGCACCACGCTCCCCATCCGACGGGTCGTCGGGCCGGCCGACGTCGCCGCGCTGGCCCTGCACATCATGGCCAACGACGCGCTCACCGGCGCGACGTACGACATCGACGGCGGCCAGCAGCTCCTCTCCCACTGA
- a CDS encoding helix-turn-helix transcriptional regulator: MDNRDAVSAFLRSRRERIAPGQAGLPVYGQRRVPGLRRGEVAVLAGVSVEYYTRLERGNLRGVSDSVLDALAQALRLDETERMYLYDLARAAGPAPGAARARPRAARPAVRPSVARIVEGMPGLPAYVMNNRLDTLAANSLGRALYAEMYADPTCGGNVARFAFLNPAAGRFYTDWDRMARFAVGALRVEAGRSPYDRELSNLIGELSTRSDAFRVMWGAQDVHVFRDSTKRLNHPLVGDLELDQETMSLPDESGLSVVVYSAPPGTATEDALKLLAGRPTTPGQDRRPATPGQDRAPASPAGPSAPQP, from the coding sequence ATGGACAACCGGGACGCAGTGAGCGCATTTCTCCGCTCCCGACGGGAGAGGATCGCTCCCGGGCAGGCGGGGCTGCCGGTGTACGGTCAGCGCCGGGTGCCGGGACTGCGCAGGGGTGAGGTCGCGGTGCTCGCCGGGGTGAGCGTCGAGTACTACACGCGCCTGGAACGCGGCAACCTCAGGGGTGTCTCGGACAGCGTGCTGGACGCCCTCGCCCAGGCCCTGCGGCTGGACGAGACCGAGCGCATGTACCTCTACGACCTCGCCCGCGCCGCCGGACCGGCGCCCGGGGCGGCGCGGGCCCGGCCGCGGGCGGCCCGGCCGGCGGTGCGGCCGAGCGTGGCGCGGATCGTCGAAGGGATGCCGGGCTTGCCGGCGTACGTGATGAACAACCGCCTCGACACGCTTGCCGCCAACTCCCTCGGCCGGGCGCTGTACGCGGAGATGTACGCCGACCCGACCTGCGGGGGGAACGTCGCCCGGTTCGCGTTCCTCAACCCCGCGGCCGGGCGGTTCTACACCGACTGGGACCGTATGGCCCGCTTCGCCGTGGGCGCGCTGCGCGTCGAGGCGGGGAGGAGCCCCTACGACCGGGAACTGTCCAACCTGATCGGGGAGTTGTCCACCCGCAGCGACGCCTTCCGGGTGATGTGGGGAGCCCAGGACGTGCATGTCTTCCGTGACAGCACCAAACGCCTCAACCATCCGCTCGTCGGCGACCTGGAACTCGATCAGGAGACCATGAGCCTGCCGGACGAGAGCGGGCTGAGCGTGGTCGTCTACAGCGCGCCACCCGGAACCGCCACCGAGGACGCCCTGAAGCTGCTGGCCGGCCGGCCCACGACCCCCGGACAGGACCGCCGGCCCGCCACCCCCGGACAGGACCGGGCCCCCGCCTCCCCGGCCGGACCCTCAGCCCCGCAACCCTGA
- a CDS encoding nuclear transport factor 2 family protein: MSNQNDNDGANYNETAARTPADVVRGLYAALSTGDVPGVLARLDPEVIVDEPVHLPYGGVHQGREVFVRSVLGAMMGYADVAITAAEVFEGPAGVVGTLTGTLTAHTTGEQYPLTMVEIHQVESGTVRKIDVYTKNPHELAAFYARAEAGTR, encoded by the coding sequence ATGAGCAACCAGAACGACAACGACGGCGCGAACTACAACGAGACGGCGGCGCGGACCCCCGCCGATGTGGTGCGCGGGCTGTACGCGGCACTGAGCACGGGCGACGTACCGGGTGTCCTGGCCCGGCTCGACCCCGAGGTGATCGTCGACGAGCCGGTCCACCTTCCGTACGGCGGCGTGCACCAGGGCCGCGAGGTGTTCGTGCGGTCGGTCCTGGGCGCAATGATGGGGTACGCCGACGTCGCCATCACCGCCGCCGAGGTCTTCGAGGGCCCGGCCGGCGTCGTCGGAACACTCACCGGAACGCTCACCGCCCACACCACCGGCGAGCAGTACCCGCTGACCATGGTCGAGATCCACCAGGTGGAGTCCGGCACGGTACGGAAGATCGACGTCTACACCAAGAACCCCCACGAACTCGCCGCCTTCTACGCGCGCGCCGAGGCCGGCACCCGCTAG
- a CDS encoding beta strand repeat-containing protein: MSTPTFPFPPFPTQSQAGPVLIVAVPGFGPAAGGNLVLLVGLGLSGVTSVTFGGVPATIVSQDPAGLTLLVLAPPHVAGSVPVLATGPSGTSNAANYTYVGTVVPPTATAITPATGPVAGGTPFTITGTNLTGATVLFGALPATGVTVNPAGTSLTGITPAGAAGNVPVTVVTPTGSTVVPGGFTYGAGAAPTVTALVPATGPVTGGTPIVITGTNLTGATVTVGGVAATGVTVNAGGTVLFAVTPAGTAGNQPVVVTTPAGSVTVPGGFTYGAAAAPTVTALVPATGPVLGGTPIVITGTNLTGATVTVGGVAATGVTVNAGGTVLTAVTPAGVLGNQPVVVTTPAGSVTVPGGFTYAAAAAPTVSVVVPATGPVLGGTAIVITGTNLIGATVTVGGVLATGITVDPTGTVLFAVTPAGLLGNQAVVVTTAGGSATVPGGFIYV; encoded by the coding sequence ATGTCCACACCCACGTTCCCCTTCCCGCCGTTCCCGACGCAGTCCCAGGCGGGTCCGGTGCTCATCGTTGCGGTGCCCGGCTTCGGGCCGGCCGCGGGCGGCAATCTGGTCCTGCTGGTGGGCCTCGGCCTCAGCGGTGTCACGAGCGTCACCTTCGGTGGCGTACCGGCCACCATCGTCTCGCAGGACCCCGCGGGCCTGACCCTCCTGGTCCTCGCCCCGCCGCACGTCGCGGGTTCGGTACCGGTCCTGGCGACCGGACCGTCCGGGACCAGCAACGCCGCCAACTACACCTACGTGGGCACGGTGGTGCCGCCGACCGCCACGGCCATCACCCCGGCCACCGGCCCGGTCGCCGGCGGCACCCCGTTCACCATCACCGGCACCAACCTCACCGGGGCCACCGTGCTCTTCGGTGCCCTTCCCGCCACGGGTGTGACGGTCAACCCGGCCGGCACCTCGCTGACCGGAATCACACCCGCCGGCGCGGCCGGTAACGTCCCGGTCACCGTCGTCACCCCCACCGGCAGCACCGTGGTGCCCGGCGGGTTCACCTACGGTGCCGGAGCGGCTCCCACCGTCACCGCGCTGGTTCCGGCCACGGGTCCGGTGACCGGTGGTACGCCGATCGTCATCACGGGGACGAACCTGACCGGGGCGACGGTCACCGTCGGCGGCGTCGCAGCGACCGGCGTGACCGTCAACGCGGGCGGGACCGTGCTGTTCGCGGTGACTCCCGCCGGCACGGCCGGCAACCAGCCGGTTGTCGTCACGACTCCGGCGGGCAGTGTCACCGTGCCCGGCGGGTTCACCTACGGCGCGGCAGCGGCTCCGACCGTCACCGCGCTGGTTCCGGCCACGGGTCCGGTGCTCGGCGGTACGCCGATCGTCATCACGGGGACGAACCTGACCGGGGCGACGGTCACCGTCGGCGGCGTCGCGGCCACCGGTGTCACCGTCAACGCGGGCGGGACGGTGCTGACGGCCGTGACCCCGGCCGGTGTGCTCGGCAACCAGCCGGTCGTCGTCACGACTCCGGCCGGCAGTGTCACCGTGCCCGGCGGATTCACCTACGCCGCGGCAGCGGCTCCGACCGTGAGCGTAGTGGTTCCGGCCACGGGTCCGGTGCTCGGCGGCACAGCGATCGTCATCACGGGGACGAACCTGATCGGAGCGACGGTCACCGTCGGCGGCGTCCTGGCGACCGGCATCACGGTCGATCCGACCGGGACCGTGCTGTTCGCGGTGACTCCGGCCGGGTTGCTCGGCAACCAGGCGGTGGTCGTCACGACTGCGGGCGGAAGCGCCACCGTGCCCGGCGGGTTCATCTACGTCTGA
- a CDS encoding LysR family transcriptional regulator: MPLSSRVTDLGPFELLLSVARLGSLGAAAREHGISQPAASSRIKYLERRLGVTLLERSPQGSRLTGQGALVADWARTALDGAAALEAGIASLHNSAEARLPVAASLTIAEYLLPHWLVRFHRARSGTAVSLTTGNSEEVAVAVLDGTVAIGFVEGPTVPPGLAAQCVGHDELTVIVFPGHPWTRPGRRRVSAEELAGTPLVSREAGSGTRLFLERALRAGTDAPLAAPVVEVSSTTAIKTAVAEGVAPAVLSSLAVSRDVAAGIVVAVPVEGLDLSRTLRMIHRAGHSLSGPARTLADIASNAGKTR; encoded by the coding sequence ATGCCCCTGTCCAGCCGGGTGACCGACCTCGGCCCCTTCGAGCTTCTGCTGTCTGTCGCGCGGCTGGGCAGTCTCGGTGCCGCCGCGCGGGAGCACGGCATCAGTCAGCCGGCCGCCAGTTCCCGTATCAAGTATCTGGAACGGCGTCTGGGTGTGACCTTGCTGGAGCGCTCGCCGCAAGGGTCCCGGCTCACCGGGCAGGGCGCCCTGGTGGCCGACTGGGCGCGTACCGCTCTGGACGGGGCGGCTGCCCTGGAGGCGGGCATCGCCTCCCTGCACAACTCCGCCGAGGCCCGGCTGCCGGTGGCCGCGAGTCTCACGATCGCGGAGTATCTGCTGCCGCACTGGCTTGTCCGCTTCCACCGGGCCCGGTCCGGAACGGCGGTCTCCTTGACGACGGGAAACTCCGAGGAGGTGGCGGTGGCTGTGCTGGACGGAACCGTGGCGATCGGTTTCGTGGAGGGTCCCACGGTCCCGCCGGGCCTCGCCGCTCAGTGCGTCGGGCATGACGAGCTCACGGTGATCGTCTTCCCAGGCCACCCGTGGACACGTCCCGGCCGCAGGCGCGTCTCGGCGGAGGAACTGGCCGGCACCCCCCTTGTCAGCCGTGAGGCCGGCTCCGGCACCCGGCTTTTTCTCGAACGGGCTCTGCGGGCCGGTACTGATGCTCCACTGGCCGCGCCCGTGGTGGAGGTCTCCTCGACCACGGCCATCAAGACAGCGGTGGCCGAGGGGGTCGCACCGGCCGTGCTCAGTTCTCTCGCCGTATCGCGGGACGTTGCTGCCGGCATCGTCGTTGCCGTACCGGTCGAGGGCCTGGACCTGTCACGCACACTCCGGATGATCCACCGAGCGGGCCACAGTCTCAGCGGTCCCGCCCGCACGCTCGCCGACATCGCGTCCAACGCGGGCAAGACTCGTTGA
- a CDS encoding TDT family transporter, with amino-acid sequence MTSLAVPPHHTAPQTGHRLPGGLLRDLEHPGDMFRHLGPNWYASVMGTGIVANAAATLPIHVTGLRTAATVVWALAAFVLVALTAAWAVHWTRHRDQATAHAAHPVMAHFWGAPAMALLTVGAGTLLLGKDWIGPHAAVDADTVLWSMGTALGLVTAVWIPHRVMTSHDVADDAAFGGWLMPVVPPMVSAATGALLIPHLPPGQGRLTLLLGCYAMFGISLFASLVIITQIWTRLVHHKTGPAAMVPTLWIVLGPLGQSVTAANLLGGVAHLALPRPYAGAAVAFGFLYGVPTWGFAMMWLALAASITARTTRRHLPFSLTWWSFTFPVGTCVTGTSALAVHLGSTPLKAAAAALYTLLVVAWLTVAVRTTLGSTRGTLFLPTQPTPTTAK; translated from the coding sequence ATGACCTCGCTCGCCGTACCACCGCATCACACGGCACCGCAGACCGGACACCGGCTTCCCGGCGGACTCCTGCGGGACCTCGAACACCCCGGCGACATGTTCCGCCACCTGGGACCCAACTGGTACGCCTCCGTGATGGGCACCGGCATCGTGGCAAACGCGGCGGCCACCCTCCCGATCCATGTCACGGGCCTGCGCACCGCCGCGACCGTCGTCTGGGCACTGGCGGCCTTCGTGCTCGTGGCTCTCACCGCGGCGTGGGCCGTGCACTGGACCCGTCACCGCGATCAGGCCACCGCCCATGCCGCCCATCCGGTCATGGCCCACTTCTGGGGCGCGCCCGCCATGGCGCTGCTCACGGTGGGCGCGGGAACCCTGCTGCTGGGGAAGGACTGGATCGGGCCGCACGCCGCCGTCGACGCGGACACCGTCCTGTGGTCCATGGGCACCGCGCTCGGACTGGTCACGGCGGTCTGGATCCCGCACCGCGTCATGACAAGCCACGACGTGGCCGACGACGCCGCCTTCGGCGGCTGGCTTATGCCCGTCGTCCCGCCCATGGTCTCAGCGGCCACAGGAGCTCTGCTCATCCCGCATCTCCCTCCCGGACAGGGCAGGCTCACCCTGCTCCTCGGCTGCTACGCCATGTTCGGCATCAGCCTGTTCGCCAGCCTGGTGATCATCACGCAGATCTGGACCCGGCTGGTCCACCACAAGACCGGACCTGCCGCCATGGTCCCCACCCTGTGGATCGTCCTCGGTCCCCTCGGACAGTCGGTGACCGCCGCCAACCTGCTCGGCGGTGTCGCCCATCTGGCCCTCCCCCGCCCCTACGCCGGCGCCGCCGTGGCCTTCGGCTTCCTCTACGGCGTACCCACCTGGGGCTTCGCCATGATGTGGCTCGCCCTGGCCGCCTCCATCACGGCACGCACCACCCGCCGCCACCTGCCGTTCTCGCTCACCTGGTGGAGCTTCACCTTCCCCGTCGGCACCTGCGTCACCGGCACCAGCGCACTGGCCGTCCACCTCGGCTCAACCCCGCTCAAGGCCGCCGCCGCCGCGCTGTACACCCTGCTGGTCGTCGCCTGGCTGACCGTCGCCGTCCGCACCACCCTCGGATCCACCCGCGGCACCCTCTTCCTGCCAACACAACCCACCCCCACAACCGCCAAGTAG
- a CDS encoding TerC family protein: protein MQDVPFWLWAVFAVTVVVALAVDLLAHREAHVIGFREAATWSAAWVGLACVFGAVVFLVLGTTPGVEYTTAWLLEKSLSVDNLFVFALIFSYFKVPRAYQHRVLFFGVVGALVFRGLFLAAGVAVVSRFTAVLFVFAAVLFYSTYKILTGQEDGFDPGRSVAVRLLRKFVPVRDEYAGMKFFVMEAGKRVATPLLAVVAAIEAADLVFAVDSVPAVLAVSDDAFIVYTSNAFAILGLRALYFLLAGLLDRFHYLGKGLALILSFIGVKLILQACHKMFSTSIPEIPSLVSLAVIVVVLAASVALSIRYPQPTPLDIPEGAAPAERDNSGAAPGLVGDQPPEPESRNADRSPPDD, encoded by the coding sequence GTGCAGGATGTGCCGTTCTGGCTGTGGGCGGTCTTCGCGGTCACCGTGGTCGTGGCACTGGCCGTGGACCTGCTCGCCCACCGAGAGGCGCACGTCATCGGTTTCAGGGAAGCCGCCACCTGGAGTGCGGCGTGGGTGGGCCTCGCGTGTGTCTTCGGCGCGGTTGTCTTCCTGGTGCTGGGTACGACGCCGGGGGTGGAGTACACCACCGCGTGGCTGCTGGAGAAGAGCCTGTCGGTCGACAACCTGTTCGTCTTCGCGTTGATCTTCTCGTACTTCAAGGTGCCGCGTGCCTACCAGCACCGTGTGCTGTTCTTCGGTGTCGTGGGCGCGCTGGTCTTCCGGGGCCTGTTCCTGGCCGCCGGTGTGGCGGTGGTCAGCCGGTTCACCGCGGTGCTGTTCGTCTTCGCGGCCGTCCTCTTCTACAGCACTTACAAGATCCTCACCGGGCAGGAGGACGGCTTCGACCCGGGCAGGAGCGTTGCCGTGCGGCTGCTGCGGAAGTTCGTGCCGGTCCGGGACGAGTACGCCGGGATGAAGTTCTTCGTCATGGAGGCAGGCAAGCGTGTCGCCACCCCGCTGCTCGCGGTCGTCGCCGCGATCGAGGCGGCCGACCTGGTCTTCGCCGTGGACAGTGTGCCCGCCGTGCTGGCGGTCAGCGACGACGCCTTCATCGTCTACACCAGCAACGCGTTCGCCATTCTTGGTCTTCGCGCCCTGTACTTCCTGCTCGCCGGGCTGCTGGATCGGTTCCACTACCTGGGCAAAGGCCTTGCGCTGATCTTGTCGTTCATCGGCGTGAAGCTGATCCTCCAGGCGTGCCACAAGATGTTCAGCACGAGCATCCCGGAGATCCCCTCACTGGTCAGCCTGGCAGTCATCGTCGTCGTTCTGGCGGCGTCCGTCGCGCTGAGCATCCGCTACCCGCAGCCAACCCCCCTCGACATCCCCGAAGGAGCCGCCCCGGCCGAGCGGGACAACAGCGGCGCTGCCCCCGGCCTGGTTGGCGACCAGCCCCCGGAACCCGAGAGCCGGAACGCAGACCGCTCACCACCGGACGACTGA
- a CDS encoding site-specific integrase, protein MTTALATAPAFDGRSAVFAGTDVCLEAGLTLPDGTVRPMFEDDVWDFTDVVGLPVQLALCTRRFDFAEITDERWRLVGKELVLAMLAPRHPAVAPLPRAHRTALHLTSCAGRLDELTRFCRWLSEAGVSSLAQIDTRVCDAYMAHRRYVLDEDGAVVGEQSPGTRRAAAQVVVDLVNYRELFTADSVPADLRPWGGATASAIAEMPSGRTENKTQPVDDTVLQPMLAAALFLVSSLGPHAVELVQQIREADKLSARKARGLRAVHVAPAAEFTELLNEYTDTCTPLPMLADHHVADRLAGGWAADDPLLTLATGVLARQAGVTQFEAKWMDRLRGSLEAAVTSVGIKEVFARDAAEITAADTSSVLPWTLPLHRLQAVALVGVVRTAAMIVLATASGMRASELMELRIGCRLPVEEPVPGLTRYRLASKVIKGQPLGGTDDEWVVIEPVYRAVELAEDLHDDRHEGALLFGRFAFSVRYKWFRNWVNSPAGHRLGLAPIPEGQVNPRRLRRTLALEMAYRPGGVLATKIHLKHIAVATTEGYASRPGGAQAELLSEVNKHESDRDLDLVLQEFRNYQQGILPAGPGARSLTEFFASIDGKLDPEAATAPKTQRGDRDVLNLLTKRAKVLHLGPANYCWFTDPSRALCLKLAGTPTADRPLVGMCDSARCPQATHHPCHRPVWAEHAGRTETFLGQLGTTRKTERARLQADYDRALRVVTEIDSANIVNRESA, encoded by the coding sequence ATGACCACCGCCCTCGCCACTGCCCCCGCCTTCGACGGCCGGTCCGCGGTCTTCGCTGGCACCGACGTCTGCCTCGAAGCCGGGCTCACGCTCCCCGATGGCACTGTCCGTCCGATGTTCGAGGACGACGTCTGGGACTTCACCGACGTCGTCGGCCTGCCCGTCCAGCTCGCCCTCTGCACGCGCCGCTTCGACTTCGCCGAGATCACCGACGAGCGGTGGCGGCTGGTCGGCAAGGAACTGGTCCTGGCCATGCTCGCCCCGCGGCACCCGGCTGTCGCTCCGCTGCCCCGGGCCCATCGCACTGCCCTGCACCTGACCAGTTGCGCGGGCCGCCTGGACGAGCTCACCCGGTTCTGCCGGTGGCTGTCCGAGGCCGGGGTGTCAAGCCTCGCGCAGATCGACACCCGTGTCTGCGACGCCTACATGGCTCACCGGCGCTATGTCCTCGACGAAGACGGCGCGGTCGTCGGCGAACAGAGCCCGGGAACCCGGCGAGCGGCCGCGCAGGTCGTCGTCGACCTGGTCAACTACCGCGAACTGTTCACCGCGGACAGTGTCCCGGCCGATCTGCGGCCCTGGGGCGGGGCCACCGCCTCCGCGATCGCCGAGATGCCCAGCGGCCGGACCGAGAACAAGACCCAGCCCGTCGACGACACGGTCCTGCAGCCGATGCTCGCCGCCGCCCTGTTCCTGGTCTCCTCCCTGGGGCCGCACGCGGTTGAACTCGTCCAGCAGATCCGGGAAGCCGACAAGCTCTCCGCCCGCAAAGCGCGAGGGCTCCGTGCGGTCCACGTCGCCCCGGCGGCCGAGTTCACCGAGCTGCTGAACGAGTACACGGATACGTGCACACCCCTGCCGATGCTCGCCGACCACCACGTCGCCGACCGGCTCGCTGGTGGCTGGGCGGCTGACGACCCTCTCCTGACATTGGCCACGGGCGTTCTGGCCCGCCAGGCCGGGGTCACCCAGTTCGAGGCCAAATGGATGGACCGCCTGCGCGGGTCGCTGGAGGCCGCGGTCACCTCGGTGGGGATCAAGGAGGTCTTCGCCCGCGACGCCGCCGAGATCACTGCGGCGGACACCTCGTCGGTATTGCCCTGGACCTTGCCTCTGCACCGCCTCCAGGCCGTCGCACTGGTCGGCGTCGTCCGCACCGCCGCGATGATCGTGCTGGCCACCGCCTCCGGCATGCGCGCGAGCGAGCTGATGGAGCTTCGCATCGGCTGCCGACTGCCGGTCGAGGAACCCGTCCCCGGGCTCACCCGCTACCGGCTCGCCAGCAAGGTCATCAAGGGGCAGCCGCTGGGCGGCACCGACGACGAATGGGTCGTCATCGAGCCCGTCTATCGCGCCGTCGAACTCGCCGAAGACCTCCACGACGACCGCCACGAGGGCGCACTTCTCTTCGGGCGGTTCGCCTTCTCCGTTCGCTACAAGTGGTTCCGCAACTGGGTCAACTCCCCGGCAGGGCACCGTCTCGGGCTCGCCCCGATCCCGGAAGGGCAAGTCAATCCGAGGCGACTGCGTCGCACACTGGCCCTGGAAATGGCCTACCGGCCGGGCGGCGTGCTGGCCACCAAAATCCACCTGAAACACATCGCAGTGGCCACGACAGAAGGGTATGCCTCCCGTCCAGGCGGGGCTCAGGCCGAGCTGCTGTCCGAGGTCAACAAGCACGAGAGCGACCGAGACCTGGACCTGGTCCTGCAAGAGTTCCGGAACTACCAGCAGGGCATCCTGCCCGCCGGCCCCGGCGCACGGAGCCTCACCGAGTTCTTCGCCAGCATCGACGGGAAACTCGACCCAGAGGCAGCAACCGCGCCCAAGACGCAACGCGGTGACCGCGACGTGCTCAACCTGCTGACCAAACGGGCCAAGGTCCTTCACCTCGGACCCGCGAACTACTGCTGGTTCACCGACCCCTCCCGAGCGCTCTGCCTCAAGCTGGCCGGCACCCCGACAGCCGACCGTCCACTGGTCGGGATGTGTGACTCCGCCCGCTGCCCGCAGGCCACCCATCACCCCTGCCACCGGCCCGTCTGGGCCGAGCACGCCGGACGCACCGAGACCTTCCTCGGCCAGCTCGGCACCACCCGAAAGACCGAACGCGCCCGGCTCCAAGCCGACTACGACCGCGCTCTCCGGGTCGTCACCGAGATCGACAGCGCCAACATCGTGAACAGGGAATCCGCATGA
- a CDS encoding site-specific integrase, whose translation MILTFFSSRGWQSWDVEHRPLIPEGMPVLIDDDLRFEDGPAAPRPTAVVNRWLRELPASGAPAPSSWGNYARAVKEWMEFLAEHGVGLFDARERLKAGLSRYAEHRAAGPLKARFAATTWGQHMSILSLFYRWAINEEYATAEPFTYRSARALFAGTGREVKVNLAVRRTPKPHVTIKYLEPDFTELFRKGLRGLAPDGSQDTGFHGRELTRNSAVGDHALATGMRLQEFTYLLPWEIPALPPEPTAVPIPFPVPAGITKGRKFRTTWTSYEALAGLHDYLELDRAATTEGSDWRPPRRWGEPLMVTEPDARGGLINGVRRSWESLTPAERRRLIAPEGGSCLLAVKNGGGPFTAWATVFERTSDRIRARFEPRFPHVWPHRCRHTFSMRTLEYLVTGHYRQAAKLVRDTDADAALVFYLSKADPLLVLRDLLGHSTVLTTGKYLRRLDTTRIYREAYEGARAVAGLTEDAAAEREAAAEFDDETEDGGL comes from the coding sequence ATGATCCTGACGTTCTTCTCGTCCCGGGGCTGGCAGTCCTGGGATGTCGAGCATCGACCGTTGATCCCCGAGGGGATGCCGGTCCTGATCGACGACGACCTGCGCTTCGAGGACGGCCCGGCAGCGCCGCGTCCGACAGCGGTGGTGAACCGGTGGTTACGTGAGCTCCCGGCAAGCGGGGCGCCCGCGCCGAGCTCGTGGGGGAACTACGCCCGTGCGGTCAAGGAGTGGATGGAGTTCCTGGCCGAGCACGGGGTGGGGCTGTTCGACGCGCGGGAGCGGTTGAAGGCGGGGCTGAGCCGGTACGCCGAGCATCGGGCGGCGGGGCCATTGAAGGCCCGATTCGCGGCGACGACCTGGGGCCAGCACATGAGCATCCTGTCGCTGTTCTACCGGTGGGCGATCAACGAGGAGTACGCGACAGCCGAGCCGTTCACCTACCGGTCCGCGCGGGCCCTGTTCGCAGGAACCGGACGGGAGGTGAAGGTCAACCTGGCGGTCCGCCGCACTCCGAAGCCGCACGTGACGATCAAGTACCTGGAGCCGGACTTCACCGAGCTGTTCCGCAAGGGGCTGCGGGGACTGGCACCGGACGGTTCGCAGGACACCGGGTTCCATGGGCGGGAGCTGACCCGCAACTCGGCGGTCGGGGATCACGCGCTGGCCACCGGGATGAGGCTGCAGGAGTTCACCTACCTGCTGCCTTGGGAGATCCCCGCGCTGCCGCCGGAGCCGACCGCTGTCCCTATCCCGTTCCCGGTGCCGGCCGGGATCACCAAGGGCAGGAAGTTCCGCACCACGTGGACCTCCTACGAGGCACTGGCCGGGCTGCACGACTACCTGGAGCTGGACCGGGCCGCCACGACGGAGGGCTCGGACTGGCGGCCGCCAAGGCGGTGGGGCGAGCCGTTGATGGTGACCGAGCCGGACGCCCGGGGAGGGCTGATCAACGGAGTCCGCCGTTCCTGGGAGTCGCTGACCCCGGCCGAGCGCCGTCGCCTGATCGCCCCGGAAGGCGGGTCGTGCCTGCTGGCGGTGAAGAACGGAGGCGGCCCGTTCACCGCCTGGGCCACGGTCTTCGAGCGCACATCCGACCGGATCCGGGCCCGCTTCGAGCCCCGGTTCCCGCACGTCTGGCCCCACCGATGTCGCCACACCTTCTCGATGAGGACCTTGGAATACCTGGTCACCGGGCACTACCGGCAGGCCGCGAAGCTCGTGCGGGACACCGATGCCGACGCCGCTCTGGTCTTCTACCTGAGCAAGGCGGACCCGCTGCTGGTGCTTCGTGATCTTCTTGGCCACTCCACGGTCCTGACCACGGGAAAGTACCTCCGCCGCCTGGACACGACCCGCATCTACCGGGAGGCATACGAGGGGGCCAGGGCCGTGGCCGGGCTGACCGAGGATGCGGCCGCCGAGCGGGAGGCTGCTGCCGAGTTCGACGACGAGACCGAGGACGGTGGCCTCTGA